Genomic DNA from Nocardioides aquaticus:
CCATCCGTACTCCGGCCAGACCGAGGGATTCCTCCCCCAGGGCTCGCCAACGAGCGGAGCACTCTCCAACCTGGTGATGCGGCCGATCGACGACCTCGTCCACGACGTCGCGCGCAGAATGCACCTCAGGTTCAGTCGGTACTCGGACGACCTCTTCTTCTCCTCCACGCGTCCGATAACGCCGGACACTGTCGCCCGACTCGTTCACGAGGTCCGCGCGGCGCTCCAGATCATCGGGTTGCATGTCAACGACAGCAAGACACGTGTCGCTCGGCCGGGGTCTCGTCGAACTGTGTTGGGCGTCCTGGTGGACCAGAGCGCCCCCCGTGTGGGGCGGGACGTCCACCGCCGGATCGACATGCACCTCCACGGCAGCCGCCGGTTCGGCATCGATGAACATGCGGAGCATCGCGGCTTCATCGACCCTGAGGACTTCCGTTCGCACATGCAGGGGCTGATCTCGTGGATCCAGATCGTCGAGCCGGGTCGTGGTCACCGCTATGCCGAGGACTGGGCGCGCGCCATCCGCCATTCTCGCCTCTACGCATCCCCCGACCTCGCCCTGGGAGAATCGATCGCCGCCCTCAGCCCAGTGAACCCGCCGACTGAATCCGCCGCGAAACAGTCGATCGATGACCT
This window encodes:
- a CDS encoding reverse transcriptase family protein yields the protein MLTRSIFPYRRVEVRKRTGGQRILHSPELPLMRMQRLLLDDLLPSAPTHASSYGYVPGASVLDCASVHLRSHTVVRIDIADFFSSITERHIFRALSTTGWPSHIGGPVAGARTSHVGPRMSRLLAYELAVLTTVSPPGSATWPNRGTGSRVIDEDSAIPRAHPYSGQTEGFLPQGSPTSGALSNLVMRPIDDLVHDVARRMHLRFSRYSDDLFFSSTRPITPDTVARLVHEVRAALQIIGLHVNDSKTRVARPGSRRTVLGVLVDQSAPRVGRDVHRRIDMHLHGSRRFGIDEHAEHRGFIDPEDFRSHMQGLISWIQIVEPGRGHRYAEDWARAIRHSRLYASPDLALGESIAALSPVNPPTESAAKQSIDDLIVAGVRYRSTVEYLELLRFIERFHHYAPSTRCS